A single Pseudomonas putida DNA region contains:
- the parC gene encoding DNA topoisomerase IV subunit A — translation MSDSLELSLDGVERRSLADFTEQAYLNYSMYVIMDRALPHIGDGLKPVQRRIVYAMSELGLDADAKHKKSARTVGDVLGKFHPHGDSACYEAMVLMAQPFSYRYTLVDGQGNWGAPDDPKSFAAMRYTEARLSRYSEVLLSEVGQGTVDWVPNFDGTLQEPAVLPARLPNILLNGTTGIAVGMATDVPPHNLREVASACVRLLDEPKATIEQLCEHIQGPDYPTEAEIITPRAEIQKIYESGRGSIRMRAVYRVEDGDIVVTALPHQVSGAKVLEQIAAQMQAKKLPMVADLRDESDHENPCRIVIIPRSNRVDADELMQHLFATTDLESSYRVNVNIIGLDGRPQLKNLRALLLEWLEFRTNTVRRRLQHRLDKVEKRLHLLEGLLTAFLNLDEVIHIIRTEEHPKQALIERFQLTEIQADYILETRLRQLARLEEMKIRGEQDELLKEQAKLQALLGSDAKLRKLVRSELIKDAETYGDDRRSPIVERAEAKALSENELMPTEPVTVVLSEKGWVRCAKGHDIDATGLSYKAGDGFKAAAAGRSNQFAVLIDSTGRSYSVAAHTLPSARGQGEPLTGRLTPPPGATFECVLLPDDDALYVVASDAGYGFVVKGEDLQAKNKAGKGLLSLPNGAKVMTPRPVADREQDWLAAVTTEGRLLVFKVSDLPQLGKGKGNKIIGVPGDRVASREEFVTDLAVIAEGATLVLQAGKRTLSLKADDLEHYKGERGRRGSKLPRGFQRVDSLQVEMPA, via the coding sequence ATGAGCGACTCACTGGAACTCAGCCTGGACGGCGTCGAACGCCGCTCGTTGGCTGACTTCACCGAACAGGCCTACCTCAACTACTCCATGTACGTGATCATGGACCGGGCCTTGCCGCACATCGGCGACGGCCTGAAGCCGGTGCAGCGACGCATCGTCTACGCCATGAGCGAGTTGGGGCTCGATGCCGACGCCAAGCACAAGAAGTCCGCCCGTACCGTCGGCGACGTGCTCGGCAAGTTCCACCCCCACGGCGATTCGGCCTGCTACGAAGCCATGGTGCTGATGGCGCAGCCGTTCAGCTACCGCTACACCCTGGTAGACGGCCAGGGCAACTGGGGTGCACCGGACGATCCGAAGTCGTTCGCCGCAATGCGTTATACCGAGGCACGCCTGTCGCGTTACTCGGAAGTGCTGCTCAGCGAAGTGGGCCAGGGCACCGTCGATTGGGTGCCGAACTTCGACGGCACGCTGCAGGAGCCTGCGGTATTGCCGGCGCGCCTGCCGAATATCCTGCTCAACGGCACCACTGGTATCGCCGTGGGCATGGCCACCGATGTGCCACCGCACAACCTGCGTGAAGTGGCCAGCGCCTGTGTGCGCCTGCTCGACGAGCCCAAGGCTACCATCGAGCAGCTGTGCGAACACATTCAGGGCCCGGACTACCCGACCGAGGCCGAAATCATCACCCCGCGTGCGGAAATCCAGAAGATCTACGAAAGCGGCCGCGGCTCTATCCGCATGCGCGCCGTGTACCGCGTCGAGGATGGCGACATTGTGGTTACCGCGCTGCCGCATCAGGTCTCCGGGGCCAAGGTGCTGGAGCAGATCGCCGCGCAGATGCAGGCCAAGAAGCTGCCGATGGTCGCCGACCTGCGTGACGAGTCGGACCACGAGAACCCTTGCCGCATCGTCATCATTCCACGCTCCAACCGCGTCGATGCCGACGAACTGATGCAGCACCTGTTCGCCACCACCGACCTGGAAAGCAGCTACCGGGTCAACGTCAACATCATCGGCCTCGACGGCCGCCCGCAGCTGAAGAACCTGCGCGCGCTGCTGCTGGAGTGGCTGGAGTTCCGCACCAACACCGTTCGCCGCCGCCTGCAGCACCGCCTGGACAAGGTCGAGAAGCGCCTGCACCTGTTGGAAGGTTTGCTCACCGCGTTCCTCAACCTGGATGAAGTGATCCACATCATCCGTACCGAAGAGCACCCCAAGCAGGCGCTGATCGAACGTTTCCAGCTCACCGAGATCCAGGCCGACTACATCCTTGAGACACGCCTGCGGCAGTTGGCGCGTCTGGAAGAGATGAAAATCCGTGGCGAACAGGACGAACTGCTCAAGGAGCAGGCCAAGCTGCAAGCGCTGCTGGGCAGCGACGCCAAGCTGCGCAAGCTGGTGCGTAGCGAGCTGATCAAGGACGCCGAAACCTATGGCGACGACCGCCGCTCGCCAATCGTCGAGCGCGCCGAAGCCAAGGCCTTGTCTGAAAACGAGCTGATGCCGACCGAGCCGGTCACCGTGGTGCTGTCGGAAAAGGGCTGGGTGCGTTGCGCCAAGGGCCACGACATCGACGCTACCGGCCTGTCCTACAAGGCCGGCGACGGCTTCAAGGCCGCCGCTGCCGGGCGCTCCAACCAGTTTGCCGTGTTGATTGATTCCACCGGGCGCAGTTATTCGGTGGCCGCGCATACCCTGCCATCGGCGCGTGGCCAGGGCGAGCCATTGACCGGCCGCCTGACGCCACCGCCTGGGGCGACCTTCGAATGCGTGCTGCTGCCTGACGATGATGCACTGTATGTGGTGGCTTCGGACGCCGGTTACGGGTTCGTGGTCAAAGGTGAAGACCTGCAGGCCAAGAACAAGGCCGGCAAAGGGCTGCTCAGCTTGCCCAACGGTGCCAAGGTCATGACCCCGCGCCCGGTGGCCGACCGTGAGCAGGACTGGCTGGCGGCGGTGACCACCGAAGGTCGTTTGCTGGTGTTCAAGGTTTCCGACCTGCCACAGCTGGGCAAAGGCAAGGGCAACAAGATCATCGGTGTGCCCGGTGATCGGGTTGCCAGTCGTGAAGAATTTGTCACCGATCTGGCGGTGATTGCCGAGGGTGCAACCCTTGTATTGCAAGCCGGCAAGCGTACCCTGTCTCTTAAAGCCGACGACCTCGAACACTACAAGGGCGAGCGTGGCCGGCGCGGTAGCAAGCTGCCACGCGGCTTCCAGCGGGTCGACAGCTTGCAGGTGGAAATGCCGGCATAA
- a CDS encoding retropepsin-like aspartic protease family protein — protein sequence MSQPPGKRAGKVLMIVAWAAGLFLATRFFGQWEEHERNPNTQVQSSHGDGFIEVRLLGNGQGHFVVDGAINGQVVHFMLDTGATDVAIPEALAKDLNLQRGSPVVLSTANGRTEGYRTRLGTLQLGDIRLQNVRALVVPGLDGQTVLLGMSALKQLEFTQRGGTMLLRQNLK from the coding sequence ATGAGCCAGCCACCGGGCAAGCGCGCGGGCAAGGTACTGATGATCGTCGCCTGGGCGGCGGGGCTGTTCCTGGCCACACGCTTCTTCGGGCAATGGGAAGAACACGAGCGCAACCCGAACACGCAGGTGCAGTCGTCCCATGGCGACGGTTTCATCGAAGTGCGCTTGCTGGGTAATGGCCAGGGCCACTTCGTGGTGGACGGCGCGATCAACGGCCAGGTGGTGCATTTCATGCTCGACACCGGTGCCACCGACGTGGCGATACCCGAGGCGCTGGCCAAGGACCTGAACCTGCAGCGCGGTAGCCCGGTGGTGCTGAGCACCGCCAACGGCCGTACCGAAGGCTACCGAACGCGGCTGGGCACCCTGCAACTGGGCGATATCCGGCTACAGAATGTACGCGCCCTGGTGGTGCCGGGCCTGGACGGGCAGACCGTGTTGCTGGGCATGAGCGCCCTCAAACAACTTGAATTTACCCAGCGCGGCGGCACCATGCTGCTGCGCCAGAACCTGAAATGA
- a CDS encoding esterase-like activity of phytase family protein — translation MIRLLVAACLALVALPSLAGNWPELKLASEYPIEGMRGGNLSGLAECRGGLWGVSDRDDDRIYRFDQQSPVWRAQPLTFTPPPVPESGLPWGLKSRSWAASYVRGGELDYEGITCDQAGNLYLVSEAHAAVLQLPAEGEPAWLKIDPAMVRQARASGMLLNFNALFEGLAINPAGDRLWLAAERERRGLVAIERQQSVWTCGRSCVLLSEAGVEMQPPQMPNPRALSRDFADLAWFEGKLFTLERNAYRVCRRDATSGKIEQCWSFAAEALVPERRYDQPYGLAEALVIDAKGAWIGLDNNNGDRADGESRPIVWRFEAPQGGWSATP, via the coding sequence TTGATTCGTCTGCTGGTCGCGGCCTGCCTGGCGCTGGTTGCCCTGCCGAGCCTGGCGGGCAACTGGCCGGAACTGAAGCTTGCCTCTGAGTACCCGATCGAGGGCATGCGCGGTGGCAACCTGTCCGGCCTGGCCGAGTGCCGGGGCGGGCTGTGGGGTGTATCCGATCGTGATGACGACCGCATCTACCGCTTCGACCAGCAGAGCCCCGTATGGCGTGCCCAGCCGCTGACCTTCACACCACCACCAGTGCCCGAGAGCGGCCTGCCGTGGGGGTTGAAGTCGCGTAGCTGGGCGGCGTCCTACGTGCGTGGTGGCGAACTGGATTACGAAGGCATCACCTGTGACCAGGCGGGCAACCTCTACCTGGTCAGCGAGGCCCATGCGGCGGTGCTGCAGTTGCCTGCCGAGGGTGAGCCGGCGTGGCTGAAGATTGACCCGGCGATGGTGCGTCAGGCCCGGGCCAGCGGCATGCTGCTCAACTTCAATGCCCTGTTCGAGGGCCTGGCAATTAACCCGGCGGGCGACCGCCTCTGGCTGGCAGCCGAGCGCGAACGGCGCGGCCTCGTGGCCATCGAGCGCCAGCAGTCGGTGTGGACCTGCGGGCGCAGTTGCGTGTTGCTGAGCGAAGCTGGGGTCGAAATGCAGCCGCCGCAGATGCCCAACCCCCGGGCGCTGTCCCGCGATTTCGCCGACCTCGCCTGGTTCGAGGGCAAGCTGTTTACCCTCGAACGCAACGCCTACCGCGTGTGCCGGCGTGATGCCACGAGCGGCAAGATCGAGCAGTGCTGGTCATTCGCCGCCGAGGCCCTGGTACCAGAGCGCCGCTACGACCAGCCGTACGGCCTGGCCGAAGCGTTGGTGATCGATGCCAAAGGCGCCTGGATCGGCCTGGACAACAACAATGGCGACCGTGCCGATGGCGAAAGCCGGCCGATCGTCTGGCGCTTTGAAGCGCCACAAGGCGGCTGGAGCGCCACTCCATGA